A single genomic interval of Granulicella tundricola MP5ACTX9 harbors:
- a CDS encoding class D sortase has protein sequence MRETVSAIRKLVRNCLYGVATSCLVIFLIVYITSIQADAASKTIIACEQERDTNKVNVNPNTGGSTEGSILGRIEIPQLKLSVALMDNYEAADLLKGVGHIPGTAMPGGLGTVGIAGHRDTYFRSLRGIKVGMGIELSDATGTYHYSVDSTEIVKPSQIEVLDVRQRPELTLITCYPFNFIGEAPLRFIIHAHLLSVIPS, from the coding sequence ATGCGTGAAACCGTCTCGGCTATTCGGAAGCTAGTACGCAATTGCCTTTACGGAGTTGCGACTAGCTGCCTTGTCATCTTTTTGATTGTCTACATCACCTCGATACAAGCCGATGCGGCGAGTAAGACGATCATTGCCTGCGAGCAGGAGCGTGACACAAACAAGGTAAATGTAAACCCGAACACGGGAGGATCGACAGAAGGTTCGATCCTTGGACGTATCGAGATCCCACAGCTCAAATTGTCAGTCGCTCTGATGGATAACTATGAAGCCGCCGATTTGCTGAAAGGTGTTGGACACATACCCGGAACCGCAATGCCTGGAGGCTTAGGTACTGTCGGAATCGCCGGACATCGAGACACATATTTCCGTTCGCTCCGAGGCATCAAGGTGGGGATGGGAATAGAACTTAGCGACGCCACTGGCACTTATCACTACTCGGTTGATTCAACCGAGATCGTGAAACCGAGCCAGATTGAAGTCCTAGATGTACGCCAGCGTCCTGAGCTGACTCTCATCACCTGCTACCCATTCAACTTTATAGGTGAGGCGCCTCTGAGATTCATCATTCACGCGCATCTGTTATCCGTCATTCCTTCCTAA
- a CDS encoding tyrosine-type recombinase/integrase, whose protein sequence is MTVAEAVEKYISRRHAEGIVFERGGSMLLQLCQYLGPVALAAVTAKDVLGFLDGQSIGSRTWRLKHQMLSRFFEFWSARAVLPGLRMPPQRPEVRQTFEPYIYSRAEIQSLLRAARTDHHPTRLVDPQTLRTFILFLYGTGALTGEILGVKDADVDLETGMLTIVSARWNRSRSIPLSRDLCEVLQKYRNWRARKRLFDPHFLVTKNDKPLSKKSVVVCFARLRRIAGVCRRDGSALEPRLNDLKFTFAVHRITSWIRNGANLSRMLPALAAYMGQVDLGATERYLSMTPERFRKELNRLSPRKGKAHWRDKPELMKFVSSL, encoded by the coding sequence ATGACGGTTGCCGAGGCCGTTGAAAAGTACATCTCACGTAGACATGCGGAGGGGATTGTCTTTGAACGGGGAGGCTCGATGCTCCTGCAACTATGCCAGTATCTTGGACCCGTGGCGCTCGCTGCGGTCACGGCAAAGGACGTGCTTGGGTTTCTGGATGGGCAATCAATCGGGTCGAGAACGTGGCGATTGAAGCATCAGATGCTGAGCCGCTTCTTTGAATTTTGGTCCGCTCGCGCGGTGTTGCCCGGCCTCCGGATGCCCCCTCAAAGACCGGAGGTGAGGCAGACTTTCGAGCCCTACATTTACTCCCGAGCCGAAATCCAAAGCCTGTTGCGCGCGGCGCGCACGGACCATCACCCTACTAGGTTGGTTGATCCTCAAACTTTGAGGACCTTTATCCTCTTCCTCTATGGCACCGGGGCGCTAACCGGCGAGATTTTGGGGGTCAAAGACGCAGACGTAGATCTCGAAACCGGAATGCTCACGATTGTGAGCGCGCGATGGAATCGAAGTCGCAGCATTCCCTTATCGCGTGACCTATGCGAAGTCCTGCAGAAGTACAGAAATTGGAGGGCAAGGAAGAGACTGTTCGACCCGCACTTTCTCGTTACTAAGAATGACAAACCCCTGAGTAAGAAATCGGTGGTAGTCTGCTTTGCGCGGCTACGGCGTATCGCGGGGGTTTGCCGGCGGGACGGTAGCGCCCTGGAACCGAGACTTAATGACCTCAAATTCACCTTTGCGGTTCATCGGATCACGTCCTGGATTCGAAATGGCGCTAACCTTAGCCGGATGCTCCCTGCACTGGCCGCATACATGGGGCAAGTAGACCTGGGGGCGACTGAGCGTTACCTCTCCATGACTCCTGAACGCTTCCGCAAAGAGCTGAACAGACTAAGCCCTCGAAAAGGCAAGGCGCATTGGCGGGACAAGCCCGAGCTAATGAAATTTGTCTCCTCTCTTTAG
- a CDS encoding helix-turn-helix domain-containing protein yields MDEQLKSYTKTLGERIKAARKQRGISNKKLIIDYGIHDSQWRRYERGGGISFASLLRIASVLDMTPSDLLQGIPLPDWKEPTVLRETKEVPRSPRPSELAKRQLQVDRET; encoded by the coding sequence ATGGACGAGCAACTCAAAAGCTATACGAAGACTTTAGGCGAGCGCATAAAGGCCGCTCGAAAGCAGCGCGGCATATCAAACAAGAAGTTGATAATCGACTACGGCATCCATGACAGCCAGTGGCGCAGATACGAACGGGGCGGTGGGATTAGCTTTGCAAGTTTGCTGAGAATCGCTTCGGTCCTCGATATGACGCCGTCAGACCTCCTGCAAGGCATTCCTCTCCCCGATTGGAAAGAACCCACAGTCCTACGGGAAACGAAGGAGGTGCCCCGTTCGCCACGTCCCTCGGAACTAGCTAAACGGCAGCTGCAGGTGGATAGAGAGACCTAG
- a CDS encoding EAL domain-containing protein, translating into MSGPELIEPKCSACKDGVSQPFPMTMAFQPIVDVLESRVYAYEALVRGLNNEPAGVVMAQLTEDNRYAFDQSCRVAAITLAARLGLKDTGAKLSINFMPGAVYNPAACIRLTLETARKLDFPLDLLIFEITEMEEIKDRNHVLKIAQEYRRHGFQMAIDDFGSGYSGLNLLADLTPDILKLDMDLTRNLHARPTALAIVRSTAELCRELGVTCIAEGVETVEELRALRSCGIRLMQGYLLARPAFEALPAVAYPQDLGALPGRREAAQSLSA; encoded by the coding sequence ATGAGCGGCCCCGAGCTAATTGAACCCAAGTGCTCCGCCTGCAAAGACGGAGTTAGTCAGCCTTTCCCGATGACAATGGCGTTCCAACCCATTGTCGATGTGCTGGAGTCCCGCGTTTATGCCTACGAGGCCCTTGTCCGGGGTTTGAACAACGAACCGGCGGGCGTGGTCATGGCACAGCTGACCGAAGACAATCGATACGCCTTTGACCAAAGTTGCCGTGTCGCTGCCATTACTCTCGCAGCCCGCCTTGGCTTGAAAGACACTGGGGCAAAGTTATCCATCAACTTCATGCCTGGGGCGGTCTACAATCCCGCTGCTTGCATCCGGCTAACCTTGGAGACGGCACGAAAGCTAGACTTCCCACTCGATCTACTCATCTTTGAGATCACCGAGATGGAAGAAATCAAAGACCGAAACCACGTCTTGAAAATTGCCCAGGAATATCGTCGCCACGGATTTCAAATGGCTATCGATGACTTCGGCTCGGGCTATTCGGGTCTCAATCTTTTAGCGGACCTTACGCCCGACATTCTTAAACTAGACATGGACCTCACCCGCAATCTTCACGCGCGGCCCACGGCCTTAGCCATCGTCCGTTCTACTGCCGAGCTTTGCCGGGAACTCGGAGTGACTTGCATCGCCGAAGGGGTCGAGACTGTTGAGGAGCTGCGGGCGCTTCGCTCTTGCGGCATCCGTCTGATGCAAGGCTACCTATTAGCCCGTCCAGCTTTCGAGGCGCTACCCGCTGTCGCGTATCCGCAAGACCTTGGAGCTCTTCCAGGCCGACGTGAAGCTGCACAATCTCTTAGCGCTTGA
- a CDS encoding tyrosine-type recombinase/integrase, giving the protein MIQELFVFESTRARQCAAPMLREREEYLDYMARQGVGRSRLRSMAAMLLNIVRFLELESSRAVSIEELQRGTERWLTEPGPRTARRPTKVSGMRFLLTAKNWLRFHNQLTIEALDPGPTEIIVRGFAHYLSVVRGLAPETTRIYRTRVSHFLEWALDRRASLSVISLSDVDDFILMKRASGYLPRSIVSFCGAIRMFFRYAEERGWNNSHIPLNLRGPHIPRYLSAPKGPTWKDVRRLINNKTETPVELRATAILYLCSIYGLRSSEVVGLRLSDFNWVSETFVVHRAKRGRVQQFPIQFEVGEAILGYLQRGRPQCVCRNVFVTLRPPYRTVRATTLWGIAADRMKKLGITSENYGGHALRHSCATELLRRGSSLKDIADFLGHRDMRSVSIYAKYDLKSLRQVASFSLAGVK; this is encoded by the coding sequence ATGATCCAAGAGCTATTCGTCTTCGAAAGCACTCGTGCGAGGCAGTGCGCTGCTCCCATGCTCCGTGAACGTGAAGAGTACCTTGACTATATGGCCCGGCAGGGCGTCGGACGGTCGCGCTTACGGTCTATGGCTGCCATGCTTCTCAACATAGTTAGGTTTCTCGAACTCGAAAGCTCGCGGGCCGTGAGTATCGAAGAGTTGCAGCGGGGGACCGAACGTTGGCTGACCGAACCCGGTCCCAGAACCGCCCGCAGACCAACCAAAGTCTCGGGAATGAGATTTCTTCTAACGGCTAAGAATTGGTTGCGTTTTCATAACCAACTAACCATCGAAGCCCTGGACCCGGGGCCGACCGAAATCATAGTCCGTGGATTCGCCCACTATCTCTCCGTGGTGCGAGGCTTGGCCCCGGAGACGACGCGCATCTACCGGACGCGGGTGTCACATTTCTTGGAGTGGGCTCTCGACCGTCGGGCTTCGCTATCGGTCATCTCACTGTCCGACGTTGACGACTTCATCCTAATGAAGCGCGCGAGTGGATATCTGCCCCGGTCAATCGTTTCGTTTTGCGGAGCCATTCGAATGTTCTTCCGATACGCCGAAGAGCGGGGCTGGAACAACTCGCACATTCCGCTAAACCTGCGGGGGCCGCATATCCCGAGGTATCTTTCCGCGCCGAAGGGCCCTACTTGGAAAGACGTTCGAAGGCTTATCAACAACAAAACTGAGACCCCGGTGGAGTTGAGAGCGACCGCGATACTCTATCTGTGTTCGATCTATGGGCTGCGGAGCAGTGAGGTCGTGGGCCTCAGATTATCGGATTTCAATTGGGTAAGCGAAACGTTTGTCGTACACCGGGCCAAGCGGGGTAGAGTTCAGCAATTTCCGATCCAATTCGAGGTGGGAGAGGCGATTCTTGGCTATCTTCAACGTGGGCGTCCTCAATGTGTCTGTAGGAACGTCTTCGTTACCCTGCGGCCCCCATATCGGACGGTGAGGGCTACGACCTTGTGGGGCATTGCGGCTGACCGCATGAAGAAACTTGGTATCACCTCCGAGAATTACGGTGGCCACGCGCTTCGGCACTCTTGCGCCACCGAGCTTCTACGGAGGGGCTCATCGCTGAAAGACATCGCGGATTTTCTTGGCCACCGGGACATGCGGTCTGTGTCCATCTATGCGAAATATGATCTCAAGTCGCTTCGGCAAGTAGCATCCTTCAGTCTGGCGGGGGTCAAATGA
- a CDS encoding IS5 family transposase: MKQQTFASQSIFEKYGRKSRRELFLDEMEVVVPWPELQALVEPHYPKAGNGRRPVGLAIMLRTYFMQQWFNLSDPGVEEAFYESFTLRRFAGVDLGVAPAPDETTVLRFRHLLEKHDLGGAMLDAVNLHLAARGIRIETGTIVDATIIHAPSSTKNEKKERDPAMRQTRKGKQWYFGLKAHIGVDAKEGHVHSVATSAANVSDVHMLPDLLHGEERKVWGDGGYQGQTKAIRQAAPKAQDMTCKRTRFKNYVDEAAKKKNTTKSKVRAKVEHVFRILKRVFGFDKVRYRGIAKNHHRLCANFALINLYLHRKHLAGTAA, encoded by the coding sequence ATGAAGCAGCAGACGTTTGCGTCCCAGTCGATCTTTGAGAAGTATGGGCGGAAGTCTCGGCGGGAGCTGTTTTTGGATGAGATGGAAGTGGTTGTTCCGTGGCCCGAGTTACAGGCTCTGGTCGAACCGCACTACCCGAAGGCCGGCAACGGCCGTCGTCCTGTCGGGCTTGCGATCATGCTTCGGACGTACTTTATGCAACAGTGGTTCAACTTGTCCGACCCCGGCGTCGAAGAGGCGTTTTATGAGTCCTTCACGCTGCGGCGGTTCGCTGGTGTTGACCTGGGCGTGGCTCCGGCACCGGATGAAACGACAGTGCTGCGCTTCCGCCACCTGCTCGAAAAGCATGACCTTGGCGGTGCCATGCTCGACGCGGTGAACCTGCATCTGGCGGCCAGGGGCATCCGCATCGAGACCGGCACGATCGTGGATGCGACCATTATTCATGCGCCTTCTTCGACCAAGAACGAGAAGAAAGAGCGTGATCCGGCGATGCGTCAGACTCGTAAGGGCAAGCAGTGGTACTTCGGACTGAAGGCGCACATCGGCGTTGATGCAAAAGAAGGTCACGTGCACTCAGTGGCAACGTCGGCGGCCAACGTCTCCGACGTACACATGCTGCCGGATCTGCTACATGGGGAGGAGCGCAAGGTGTGGGGCGACGGCGGCTATCAAGGCCAGACCAAGGCCATCCGGCAGGCCGCGCCCAAGGCCCAGGACATGACCTGCAAGCGAACCAGGTTCAAGAACTATGTCGATGAAGCGGCAAAGAAGAAGAATACGACGAAATCAAAAGTAAGAGCGAAAGTAGAACACGTCTTCCGTATCCTGAAGCGCGTCTTCGGCTTCGACAAGGTACGCTACAGAGGCATCGCCAAGAACCATCACCGGCTATGCGCCAACTTCGCCCTCATCAACCTCTACCTCCACCGCAAGCACCTGGCGGGAACCGCCGCCTAG